A genomic region of uncultured Paludibaculum sp. contains the following coding sequences:
- a CDS encoding sugar-binding domain-containing protein has protein sequence MWKSSLILLLTVGAQAAQVWTVRVEEPTGLYRRTNEVAVVALSKVGGAASGYTVTDAGGRELPWQVGHGQLLFPASLIPGELPAYKVVCCDAKARVEFATSILLRRLGLNRVEFGNVFFRAVIDLKAAAIVEAYTLRAGPQRSLNLVETTPEGGEALKGDVHETTPDAERFSPPPVAGVTGQNTGWTTLGGQGGFTGVDLVEAGPLRGRLRLTRPGETWEITWTSGNAWFRWKASKGFRFAAISASPYVPFDRCKDGSEYDFPTGPGEEEPQPRDVGPRNWPTLPGGHMVYYQGAENYGALGIVALDGALRWTGAGTRRFEARKSEGTAEIAVTFPEWQGSMTAVSARKENRMLRQPLLVQVSGPAAGGAVVKEPAERMVAARVGTGAATAFHAETVELDGEWSMGFAEKGEGPPTQGWRTVKVPGTAHVQWLESSKIYTREAEWISLKEWWYRRSFTVPETFQGKRLRLQFEATDYYADTYLNGVWVGRHEGYIDPYEFDVTEQAKPGANEVMVRVWTPVDYYWKHRPYTVKGAYGAVDQKPDDITPLGITRSVRLVASTEAQIRDVAVDTRLKGAAAEVRVELEATGAERGFTWELTLSPRNFASGDRVQVKAAAGARQTLTIPVEHPQLWWTRDHGQPNLYTLDVRLVDASGRAVDGQSLAVGLREIEKIGWDFYLNGKRMFIRGTNYYDSLYMAEMDRAKYERDMKLMLGMNINMIRLHCHFSNREFYDLADEQGVLIWQDFLEAWYPHDRGFAQRAAMLYDNHVRYARNHPSVAIWATSDEEDFENYREITKHLYPRASMLDPQRRAVIRSTGRFGDSHVYHGWYNGTLWEYTQMTEQFVSELGATSLPNYETLIQFMPNEWPIKDHEEEWVWRRLQIPQAMKAWGDPDGLTLKEYVPQTQAYVARLFQIALERMRRRKHEGAGGILHFHAIDIWPSVTMAAIDINRVPTKVYDTVRRSFEPVAALFEYDRDKWKPGETVRCGLWAVNDRWTAVPGAKLRWRFEGQRGEYPVSLAADGVLKVGAAEFAAPRKPGPYALRAEMVDAGGQVISENVFEFTVAP, from the coding sequence ATGTGGAAGTCGAGTCTGATTCTCCTGCTGACTGTTGGGGCACAGGCCGCACAGGTGTGGACGGTGCGGGTGGAGGAGCCGACGGGGCTCTATCGGCGGACGAACGAAGTGGCGGTCGTGGCGCTGTCGAAGGTGGGCGGCGCAGCGTCGGGCTATACGGTGACGGATGCGGGTGGGCGGGAGTTGCCGTGGCAAGTGGGCCATGGGCAACTGCTGTTTCCCGCTTCGTTGATCCCAGGAGAACTGCCGGCGTACAAGGTGGTGTGCTGCGACGCGAAGGCTCGTGTGGAGTTTGCGACTTCAATTCTGCTGCGGCGGCTGGGGTTGAACCGCGTTGAGTTTGGGAACGTGTTCTTCCGCGCCGTGATCGATCTCAAAGCGGCGGCGATCGTAGAGGCCTACACGCTGCGTGCGGGGCCACAACGCTCGCTGAATCTAGTGGAGACGACGCCCGAGGGTGGCGAGGCGCTGAAAGGCGACGTGCATGAAACGACTCCGGACGCCGAGCGGTTCTCGCCGCCTCCCGTGGCCGGCGTGACGGGGCAGAATACGGGCTGGACGACGCTGGGCGGACAGGGTGGATTCACGGGCGTGGACTTGGTGGAGGCGGGTCCGCTGCGGGGCCGGCTGCGACTGACGCGGCCGGGCGAAACGTGGGAGATCACGTGGACTTCGGGCAATGCCTGGTTCCGGTGGAAGGCATCGAAGGGTTTCCGGTTCGCGGCGATTTCGGCGTCGCCGTATGTGCCGTTTGACCGGTGTAAGGACGGGTCGGAGTACGACTTCCCGACGGGCCCGGGTGAAGAGGAGCCGCAGCCCCGGGATGTGGGCCCCCGGAACTGGCCGACACTGCCGGGCGGGCACATGGTGTACTACCAGGGCGCGGAGAACTATGGCGCCCTGGGGATTGTCGCACTGGATGGGGCACTGCGGTGGACCGGTGCCGGGACACGGCGGTTCGAGGCTCGGAAGAGCGAGGGCACGGCGGAGATCGCGGTGACGTTTCCGGAGTGGCAAGGATCAATGACCGCGGTTTCCGCTCGGAAGGAAAACCGGATGCTGCGGCAGCCGCTGCTGGTGCAGGTGAGCGGACCGGCGGCCGGCGGCGCTGTTGTGAAGGAGCCGGCGGAGCGGATGGTGGCTGCTCGTGTGGGTACGGGCGCGGCAACGGCTTTCCACGCAGAAACCGTGGAACTGGACGGCGAGTGGTCGATGGGCTTTGCGGAGAAGGGGGAGGGTCCTCCCACGCAAGGGTGGCGCACGGTGAAGGTGCCGGGTACGGCGCATGTGCAATGGCTGGAGTCTTCGAAGATCTACACGCGTGAGGCAGAGTGGATCAGCTTGAAAGAGTGGTGGTACCGGCGGAGCTTCACTGTACCGGAGACCTTTCAGGGCAAGCGGCTGCGGCTGCAGTTTGAGGCGACCGATTACTACGCCGACACGTATCTGAACGGTGTCTGGGTGGGGCGGCACGAGGGGTATATCGATCCCTACGAATTCGACGTGACGGAGCAGGCAAAGCCCGGGGCGAACGAGGTGATGGTTCGCGTGTGGACTCCGGTGGACTACTACTGGAAACACCGGCCGTACACGGTGAAGGGCGCGTATGGGGCGGTGGATCAGAAGCCGGACGACATTACGCCGCTGGGGATTACGCGGAGTGTGCGTCTGGTGGCTTCGACGGAGGCCCAGATCCGGGACGTGGCCGTGGATACGCGGCTGAAAGGCGCGGCTGCTGAGGTTCGTGTGGAACTGGAGGCGACCGGAGCGGAGCGCGGTTTCACCTGGGAACTGACCTTGTCGCCGCGGAATTTCGCGAGCGGCGATCGGGTGCAAGTGAAGGCGGCGGCCGGGGCTAGGCAGACGCTGACAATTCCGGTGGAGCATCCGCAACTGTGGTGGACGCGAGATCACGGGCAGCCGAACTTGTACACGCTGGACGTGCGGCTGGTGGATGCGAGCGGCCGGGCGGTGGACGGGCAGAGCCTGGCGGTGGGGCTCCGGGAGATCGAGAAGATTGGCTGGGATTTTTACCTGAACGGCAAGCGGATGTTCATCCGCGGGACGAATTACTACGACTCCCTGTATATGGCCGAGATGGACCGGGCGAAGTATGAGCGGGACATGAAGTTGATGCTGGGGATGAACATCAACATGATCCGGCTGCATTGCCACTTCAGCAACCGCGAGTTCTACGATCTGGCGGACGAACAGGGCGTGCTGATCTGGCAGGACTTTCTGGAGGCGTGGTATCCGCACGACCGCGGGTTCGCGCAGCGGGCGGCGATGCTCTACGACAACCACGTGCGTTATGCGCGGAATCACCCGAGCGTTGCCATCTGGGCCACTAGCGATGAAGAAGATTTCGAGAACTACCGGGAGATCACGAAGCACCTGTATCCGCGGGCGTCAATGCTGGATCCGCAGCGGCGGGCGGTGATCCGGTCGACGGGGCGGTTTGGGGATTCGCATGTGTATCACGGCTGGTATAACGGCACGCTGTGGGAGTACACACAGATGACCGAGCAGTTCGTGTCGGAGTTGGGGGCGACGAGCCTGCCGAACTACGAGACGCTGATTCAGTTCATGCCGAACGAGTGGCCCATCAAGGATCACGAAGAGGAGTGGGTGTGGCGGCGGCTGCAGATTCCACAGGCGATGAAGGCCTGGGGCGATCCGGACGGGCTGACGTTGAAGGAGTATGTTCCGCAGACGCAGGCGTATGTGGCGCGGCTGTTTCAGATTGCGTTGGAACGGATGCGAAGACGAAAGCACGAGGGGGCGGGCGGGATTCTGCACTTTCACGCGATCGACATCTGGCCCTCGGTGACGATGGCGGCAATCGACATCAACCGCGTGCCGACGAAGGTGTACGACACGGTGCGGCGGAGCTTCGAGCCGGTGGCCGCGTTGTTCGAGTACGACCGGGACAAGTGGAAGCCGGGCGAGACGGTGCGGTGTGGGTTGTGGGCGGTGAATGACCGGTGGACGGCCGTGCCGGGGGCGAAGCTGCGGTGGCGGTTTGAAGGGCAGCGGGGCGAGTATCCGGTTTCGTTGGCTGCCGATGGAGTGCTGAAGGTGGGGGCGGCGGAGTTTGCGGCCCCACGGAAGCCGGGGCCGTACGCGTTGCGGGCGGAGATGGTAGATGCGGGCGGCCAAGTGATTTCCGAGAACGTGTTTGAGTTTACGGTTGCGCCGTAG
- a CDS encoding carboxypeptidase regulatory-like domain-containing protein, producing the protein MRLIAAVFFCALLHAQDFSEISGQVVDSATKQPLVGARVVLVRMNPGASYSTRTFDTELSPESPDPAAPIFAFMTDAQGLFRCRTTSPAEFMLFVSRPGYAKWGMSLETQRTISVKAGRTSNPVRVPLDAEGAISGRIVDADTGAPIPGLAVAAFRWRVFDGTRTLLQSGDSTTTNAAGAYEVTGLPPGDYHLQADTPTRGKFSPGGTPEDFRNHREIAYGRSYYPGVELREQSSSVTLLPGTTLASTDMKLTRRRLACIRGRLLSAEGESITGEVPVLLGRVEREGDSINLRSIAMAALPVGSSFRLDGLPPGALLARRLVTEGLAPGPPRGLYILPTGRPQC; encoded by the coding sequence ATGCGGCTCATTGCAGCTGTATTCTTCTGCGCCCTTCTCCACGCCCAGGATTTCTCCGAAATCTCCGGCCAGGTCGTCGACTCCGCCACCAAACAGCCGTTGGTCGGCGCTCGAGTCGTGCTCGTACGCATGAATCCGGGCGCCAGCTACAGCACGCGGACCTTCGACACCGAACTCTCCCCGGAATCACCCGACCCGGCCGCGCCCATCTTCGCTTTCATGACCGACGCCCAGGGCCTCTTCCGCTGCAGGACCACCAGCCCCGCCGAGTTCATGCTGTTCGTCAGCCGGCCAGGCTACGCGAAATGGGGCATGAGCCTCGAGACGCAACGGACCATCTCCGTCAAGGCCGGGAGAACGTCGAATCCAGTACGAGTCCCGCTCGACGCGGAAGGCGCCATTTCCGGTCGTATCGTCGATGCCGATACCGGGGCCCCAATCCCGGGCCTCGCGGTGGCCGCCTTCCGATGGCGCGTGTTCGACGGCACCCGGACTCTCCTGCAGTCCGGCGATAGCACCACCACCAATGCCGCCGGAGCCTACGAAGTCACGGGGCTCCCGCCGGGTGATTACCACCTCCAGGCCGACACCCCCACCCGCGGGAAGTTTAGCCCCGGAGGCACGCCGGAGGACTTCCGCAATCACCGCGAGATCGCCTACGGCCGCTCCTACTACCCCGGCGTCGAACTCCGTGAGCAATCCAGCTCGGTCACCCTTCTGCCGGGAACCACGCTCGCCTCCACCGACATGAAGCTCACCCGCCGCCGTCTCGCCTGCATCCGCGGTCGCCTCCTCTCGGCCGAAGGCGAAAGCATCACCGGAGAGGTACCTGTCCTCCTGGGCCGCGTGGAGCGCGAAGGCGACTCCATCAACCTCCGGTCGATCGCCATGGCCGCCCTCCCCGTGGGCTCCTCGTTCCGTCTCGACGGCTTGCCGCCCGGGGCGTTACTGGCTCGACGCCTCGTTACCGAAGGGCTCGCTCCAGGGCCGCCACGCGGCCTATACATTCTTCCAACTGGACGACCGCAATGTTGA
- a CDS encoding PmoA family protein, giving the protein MKHPLLLLALALPLCAQVKFSQTPGKLEITIDGKPFSTFYAGGDAPKPYLAPLRTADGLIVTRRYPMESVAGETKDHPHHRGLWFTHGDINGIDFWANEPGAKGRHGTIKLDKIESVKGGKSQGSVRATFTWIGDTGTPLLREDRTMIFHGGPTTRMIDFDVTFTALEKATFGDTKEGFFAIRLRDELSEKRGNGKMTSSDGKTGMAEIWGKQFPWVDDSGTVEGKKVGVAIFDAPSNFRHPTYWHARDYGLFATNAFGLHDFYNDKMKNGSHTLEKGQTLRFRYRVVIHQGDTAEANLGALYSSWTKSLGR; this is encoded by the coding sequence ATGAAGCACCCCTTGTTGCTGTTGGCGCTGGCCCTGCCTCTGTGCGCCCAGGTGAAGTTCTCACAAACCCCCGGGAAACTCGAAATCACCATCGACGGCAAGCCGTTCAGCACCTTCTACGCGGGAGGCGACGCTCCGAAGCCGTATCTCGCGCCGCTCCGCACCGCCGACGGCTTGATCGTCACTCGCCGCTATCCCATGGAATCGGTGGCCGGCGAAACCAAGGACCATCCGCACCACCGCGGACTCTGGTTCACCCATGGCGACATCAACGGCATCGACTTCTGGGCCAACGAGCCCGGAGCCAAGGGCCGCCACGGCACCATCAAGCTCGACAAGATTGAATCCGTGAAAGGCGGCAAGAGCCAGGGCTCGGTTCGCGCCACCTTTACCTGGATCGGCGACACCGGCACGCCGCTGCTGCGCGAAGACCGCACGATGATCTTTCACGGCGGCCCCACAACCCGCATGATCGACTTCGACGTCACCTTCACGGCGCTCGAAAAGGCAACCTTCGGCGACACCAAGGAGGGCTTCTTCGCTATCCGCCTCCGCGACGAGCTTTCGGAAAAGCGTGGCAACGGCAAAATGACCAGCTCCGACGGTAAGACGGGCATGGCCGAAATCTGGGGCAAGCAATTTCCGTGGGTTGACGATTCCGGCACAGTGGAAGGCAAGAAGGTAGGTGTGGCTATCTTTGATGCCCCCTCCAACTTCCGCCATCCCACTTACTGGCATGCCCGCGATTACGGTCTGTTCGCCACGAATGCCTTCGGCCTGCACGATTTCTACAACGACAAAATGAAAAACGGCAGCCACACGTTGGAAAAGGGCCAGACGTTGCGTTTTCGCTACCGCGTTGTGATTCATCAAGGAGACACGGCGGAAGCCAACCTGGGCGCGCTCTACAGCAGCTGGACCAAGTCCCTGGGCCGCTAA
- a CDS encoding hydantoinase/oxoprolinase family protein has translation MRIGIDAGGTFTDFVVLHDNGRLETFKLRSNPKAPHEVILTGLARVANPEPCDVIHGSTVATNALLERKGARTAFLTTAGFEDLLEIGRQNRAELYNLTPGPKRLLIPPELCYGVKERTLADGSIESVPSGLAALRTRLRRAGVQSVAVCFLHAYRTPANEQAVAEALGDSFYLSISHRICPEFREFERASTTALNAYVGPLMRNYLSQLGRATHHRVWIVQSNGGSITVGEAGDQAVRTILSGPAGGVTGAAETARASGFRNVLGFDMGGTSTDVSLCDGAPRETLEASVDGLPVKLPMLEIHTVGAGGGSIAYVDSGGLLRVGPESAGADPGPACYGTGTRATTTDAHVVLGRIAAHQLVGGSMTLQPDRAQQAVQSLARELNLSETDTAAGILRVANATMGRAIRVVSIERGYDPRDFALLAFGGCGGLHACELAEDLGISTVLVPALAGALSALGMLLADRIRDYSAGALGQADLAKAFTDLEQRALAEMPGARLQRFADLRYLGQSYELTVPWHAKSPARPFHELHKKTYGYANPQREVEIVTLRVRARIAVRKPRLRDTTPADSSSVPRRRFYTNGKWTRGPVYQRAQVGDAPLAGPALILDYGSTTLIPPRWQVRRDPTGMLVVERSRPL, from the coding sequence GTGAGAATCGGCATTGACGCGGGCGGCACGTTCACAGACTTTGTCGTGCTCCATGACAACGGCCGGCTGGAAACCTTCAAACTCCGCTCCAACCCAAAGGCGCCCCACGAAGTTATCCTCACCGGACTCGCCCGCGTCGCCAACCCCGAGCCTTGCGACGTCATCCACGGCTCCACCGTCGCCACCAACGCCCTGCTGGAGCGTAAAGGCGCCCGCACCGCCTTCCTCACCACCGCCGGCTTCGAGGATCTCCTCGAAATCGGCCGCCAGAACCGCGCCGAGTTGTACAACCTGACACCCGGCCCCAAGCGCCTGCTCATCCCGCCCGAGCTCTGCTACGGAGTGAAGGAGCGCACCCTCGCCGACGGCTCCATCGAATCCGTGCCCTCCGGCCTGGCCGCGCTCCGCACGAGACTCCGCCGTGCCGGCGTCCAAAGCGTAGCCGTCTGCTTCCTGCACGCCTATCGGACCCCCGCCAACGAACAGGCCGTGGCCGAAGCCCTCGGCGACAGCTTCTATCTCTCCATCTCCCATCGCATCTGCCCCGAGTTCCGCGAGTTTGAGCGCGCCTCCACCACGGCCCTCAACGCCTACGTCGGCCCGTTGATGCGCAACTACCTCTCCCAACTCGGCCGAGCCACCCACCACCGCGTCTGGATCGTGCAATCCAACGGTGGCTCCATCACCGTCGGCGAAGCCGGCGACCAGGCCGTCCGCACCATCCTCTCCGGGCCCGCCGGCGGCGTCACCGGAGCCGCCGAAACCGCCCGCGCCAGCGGCTTCCGCAACGTCCTAGGCTTCGACATGGGCGGCACTTCCACCGACGTCTCTCTCTGCGACGGCGCGCCGCGCGAGACTCTCGAAGCCTCTGTCGATGGCCTACCCGTCAAGCTGCCCATGCTGGAGATCCACACCGTGGGTGCGGGCGGCGGATCCATTGCCTATGTCGACTCGGGCGGCCTCCTCCGAGTCGGGCCCGAATCCGCCGGCGCCGATCCCGGCCCCGCCTGCTACGGCACCGGTACCCGAGCCACCACCACCGACGCCCACGTCGTCCTCGGCCGCATCGCGGCGCATCAACTGGTGGGCGGATCCATGACGCTGCAGCCCGATCGCGCCCAGCAGGCCGTCCAATCGCTCGCCCGCGAACTGAATCTCTCCGAAACCGACACCGCCGCTGGCATCCTGCGCGTCGCCAACGCCACCATGGGCCGGGCCATCCGCGTCGTCTCCATCGAACGAGGCTACGATCCCCGCGACTTCGCCCTGCTCGCCTTCGGCGGCTGCGGCGGTCTCCACGCCTGCGAACTCGCCGAGGATCTCGGCATATCCACGGTCTTGGTCCCTGCCCTGGCTGGCGCACTCTCGGCGTTGGGCATGCTGCTGGCCGACCGCATCCGCGACTACTCCGCCGGGGCGCTAGGCCAAGCGGATCTCGCCAAGGCCTTTACGGATCTCGAACAGCGCGCTCTAGCTGAGATGCCCGGAGCCAGACTGCAGCGCTTCGCCGACCTCCGCTACCTCGGTCAGAGCTACGAACTCACTGTCCCGTGGCACGCAAAGTCGCCGGCCCGGCCCTTCCACGAGCTACACAAGAAGACCTACGGCTACGCGAATCCACAGCGAGAAGTGGAGATCGTCACCCTCCGCGTCCGTGCCCGCATCGCCGTTCGCAAACCGCGCCTGCGGGACACCACGCCCGCCGACTCTTCATCCGTGCCGCGCCGTCGTTTCTACACCAACGGCAAATGGACCCGCGGTCCTGTCTACCAGCGCGCGCAGGTCGGAGACGCACCTCTTGCCGGACCCGCGTTGATTCTCGACTACGGCTCCACCACGCTCATCCCGCCTCGCTGGCAGGTTCGTCGCGACCCTACCGGCATGCTGGTGGTTGAGCGTTCCCGTCCGCTGTGA
- a CDS encoding alpha/beta hydrolase-fold protein, translated as MPGQLLVHDDFYSEALGCQRTLVVYLPPGYGRDTRRQYPVLFFHDGQNVFDGRTSYVPGQYWRAKESADDLLVNRLIEPLIMVAVYHGGEKRIHEYTPTKTRKLGGGGANLHAWMLVEELRPWLRDRYRILPQARHTALCGSSLGGLATLYLGLTHPQVFGRLGVMSPSVWWDHRVILKMLQTVQHPERQRMWLDIGTEEGNAPFGSIRDVRLLKATLVSKGWREGRSLQYVEAEGADHSERAWAERVPAMLQYLFPRKAQ; from the coding sequence TTGCCCGGTCAACTGCTCGTACACGATGACTTCTACTCCGAGGCGCTCGGCTGCCAGCGCACGCTGGTGGTCTACCTGCCGCCCGGCTACGGCCGCGACACCCGCCGCCAGTACCCCGTGCTCTTCTTTCACGACGGGCAAAACGTCTTCGACGGCCGGACCTCCTACGTCCCAGGACAGTACTGGCGCGCCAAGGAGTCAGCCGACGACCTCCTCGTCAACCGCCTGATCGAGCCGCTCATCATGGTGGCCGTCTATCATGGCGGCGAGAAGCGCATCCACGAGTACACGCCCACAAAGACGCGCAAGCTCGGTGGTGGCGGAGCCAACCTCCACGCCTGGATGCTGGTGGAGGAGCTCCGTCCGTGGCTTCGAGACCGCTACCGCATTCTGCCCCAGGCCCGCCACACCGCCCTCTGCGGCTCCTCCCTCGGCGGACTGGCGACGCTCTATCTCGGCCTCACCCACCCGCAGGTTTTCGGCCGTCTCGGTGTCATGTCCCCCTCGGTCTGGTGGGACCACCGGGTCATCCTCAAAATGCTCCAGACCGTTCAGCACCCGGAACGCCAGCGCATGTGGCTCGACATCGGCACCGAGGAAGGCAATGCCCCCTTTGGTTCCATCCGCGACGTCCGCCTGCTGAAAGCCACCCTCGTCAGTAAGGGCTGGCGCGAGGGCCGCAGTCTGCAGTACGTCGAAGCCGAGGGCGCCGATCACAGCGAGCGCGCGTGGGCGGAACGGGTCCCGGCCATGCTCCAATATCTCTTCCCCAGGAAGGCCCAATAG
- a CDS encoding glycerophosphodiester phosphodiesterase — protein sequence MTAKLAILLLGCLMIADAAPKILVHGHRGARAMRPENTIPAFEYAIKAGADFLELDLAVTKDGILVVSHDPQLNPKICKAPEGPTIIHQLTLAQVRQWDCGSLKNPEFDTQQPVPGAKIPTFDEVLALAPQGTFSYNVEMKSDPKKPELSVEPAEFAKLVAAAIRKHKLEKRVVVQSFDFRTLVELRKIAPEIRISALYFGSPKSFVEISKEAANAEIVAPYLSLVKPEGVKEAHAAGLQVVPWTANKPEIWDTLIAAGVDAIITDNPAALIEHLKAKGLR from the coding sequence ATGACTGCCAAGCTTGCCATATTGTTACTAGGGTGCCTGATGATCGCCGACGCCGCTCCCAAGATCCTCGTTCACGGCCATCGCGGAGCCCGCGCCATGCGCCCCGAAAACACGATTCCCGCCTTTGAATACGCCATCAAAGCCGGTGCCGACTTCCTGGAACTTGACCTCGCCGTCACCAAGGACGGCATCCTGGTCGTCTCCCACGATCCGCAGCTCAATCCCAAGATCTGCAAGGCTCCTGAGGGTCCGACGATCATCCACCAGCTCACCCTTGCCCAGGTCCGCCAGTGGGACTGCGGCTCGCTGAAGAACCCCGAGTTCGACACCCAGCAGCCTGTTCCCGGAGCCAAGATCCCCACTTTTGACGAAGTGCTCGCTCTCGCTCCGCAGGGCACCTTCTCCTACAACGTCGAGATGAAGAGCGACCCCAAGAAGCCCGAACTCTCGGTCGAACCCGCCGAGTTCGCCAAACTGGTCGCCGCCGCCATCCGCAAGCACAAGCTGGAAAAGCGTGTCGTCGTGCAGAGCTTCGATTTCCGCACCCTCGTCGAACTCCGCAAGATCGCACCCGAAATCCGTATCTCCGCCCTCTACTTCGGCAGCCCCAAGAGCTTCGTCGAAATCTCGAAAGAGGCTGCGAACGCGGAAATCGTCGCTCCATACCTGTCCCTGGTGAAGCCGGAAGGGGTCAAGGAAGCCCACGCCGCCGGACTTCAGGTCGTCCCCTGGACCGCCAACAAGCCCGAAATCTGGGACACCCTCATCGCCGCCGGTGTCGACGCCATCATTACCGACAATCCGGCCGCCCTGATTGAGCACCTCAAGGCAAAAGGGCTACGCTAG